The following are from one region of the Gossypium hirsutum isolate 1008001.06 chromosome D03, Gossypium_hirsutum_v2.1, whole genome shotgun sequence genome:
- the LOC107950330 gene encoding E3 ubiquitin-protein ligase RDUF1 codes for MSSTSSYWCYSCTRLVRVVVLDSGSNDAVVCPYCDGGFIEEIESSDNHNRRFPAMYMITSNDNSRQNSNRARNLVFRRNRRGSVDRSNINPIIVLRGSTDDENGSTNGNSNINSGFGFFYDDGSGSGLRPIPTSMSESLMGLGFDRLLEQLSQIEITGLGQPENPPASKSAIESMPTIQIEKAHVCSETHCAVCKEPFELASEAREMPCKHIYHEDCIIPWLALRNSCPLCRHELPSDRSESSDEASETVGLSIWRLPGGVFAVGRFRGEREVPVVYTEMDGGFGESGSESGSGHGAARRVLGVGVRRRENGFRRVVRNVTSFLRGLRSQPSHRGNEESGGLTRSGSTSMFRRFTRILSLS; via the coding sequence ATGTCTTCAACGTCTTCGTATTGGTGTTACAGCTGCACCCGTCTGGTTCGTGTGGTGGTTTTGGATAGCGGGTCAAACGACGCCGTTGTCTGCCCGTACTGCGACGGAGGCTTCATCGAGGAGATCGAATCTTCGGATAATCACAACCGTCGGTTTCCAGCTATGTACATGATCACCAGCAACGATAATAGCCGTCAAAATTCGAATCGGGCGCGAAATCTCGTCTTTCGTAGGAATCGTCGTGGTTCTGTTGACCGGTCAAACATCAATCCGATCATCGTCCTCCGTGGCTCCACCGACGACGAGAACGGCTCCACCAACGGGAACAGCAACATCAACAGCGGGTTTGGGTTCTTCTATGATGACGGATCTGGGTCCGGTTTAAGACCCATACCGACTTCGATGTCCGAATCTCTAATGGGTTTGGGTTTCGATCGGTTATTGGAACAGCTTTCCCAGATCGAAATAACCGGACTGGGTCAACCCGAGAACCCGCCGGCTTCGAAATCGGCAATCGAATCAATGCCGACGATTCAAATAGAAAAGGCCCATGTTTGTTCTGAAACCCACTGCGCCGTTTGTAAAGAACCTTTCGAGCTCGCGTCGGAAGCGAGGGAGATGCCGTGCAAGCATATTTACCATGAAGATTGTATCATCCCATGGCTGGCGCTTCGGAACTCGTGCCCACTTTGCCGTCACGAATTGCCGTCGGATCGGAGCGAGTCGAGCGACGAGGCATCAGAGACGGTGGGGCTGAGCATATGGAGGTTACCGGGTGGGGTTTTCGCGGTGGGAAGGTTCAGGGGAGAAAGGGAAGTGCCGGTAGTATACACGGAGATGGACGGTGGGTTTGGGGAATCGGGATCGGAGTCGGGTTCGGGTCATGGAGCAGCGAGGAGGGTATTGGGGGTCGGGGTAAGAAGAAGAGAGAATGGGTTCAGGAGAGTTGTTAGAAATGTGACGTCGTTTTTGAGGGGGTTGAGGTCTCAGCCGTCTCACCGTGGAAATGAAGAATCCGGTGGTTTGACCAGAAGTGGTTCAACGTCTATGTTTCGTAGGTTCACAAGAATCTTAAGCTTAAGCTAA